From the genome of Phaeodactylum tricornutum CCAP 1055/1 chromosome 13, whole genome shotgun sequence, one region includes:
- a CDS encoding predicted protein has translation MGEPTDLPLVSQIPPLPKEWARCHAYIDNKRRYCRQHPIEFEDAPATDHKADTGRPRYCGNHQHLLANRKRKRIPCPADASHSVYEDCVAKHLSVCPMLKKQRGQEKQSFYRKNINTGGYGPLGEIEEIATSQIRSKLDHEMSQFAESVLRLHQKLFAGDNIQDPSVLSAEDIHQAIPTEDLSSAEFDAGLAQAVSDYRIKSGGQKHLHQQASLVGHLRRIGALPSLSKGSRHTDKIKSVGKHLILEVGAGRGMTGLVAAGVSVVHGDPTDLIMIERAGSRGKADTVLRNAPICVKQTTSDVPPYLDLKGPLSWSRVQCDLSHLSLSSILLNADLEENDRVTVLAKHLCGAGTDLALKALEPVKTSISSCILATCCHGVCNWQDYVGRKFLVDAFQKNCPSQPFGAFEFELLRRWSTGTVKAGAAENRLGENRIEIADSSLQEHGLGTVLVENASANISRIVEASRLRCGAQGLGRACQRLIDYGRQEYLRGVLFPSAKHANGSVETTNIDMLHYVAPGVTPQNAALVAFSEKTGHIP, from the coding sequence ATGGGAGAGCCTACCGATTTGCCCTTGGTAAGCCAAATTCCACCATTACCAAAAGAATGGGCTCGATGCCACGCCTACATTGATAATAAGCGGCGATATTGCCGACAACATCCTATCGAATTCGAAGACGCGCCGGCAACGGATCACAAAGCTGATACCGGCAGACCTCGCTACTGCGGCAACCACCAACATCTTCTGGCCAATCGCAAACGAAAACGTATACCCTGTCCAGCCGATGCATCTCACTCCGTATACGAAGATTGCGTAGCCAAGCACCTGTCCGTCTGTCCAATGCTGAAGAAACAGAGAGGGCAGGAGAAGCAATCTTTCTACCGGAAGAATATAAATACAGGTGGTTACGGCCCCTTGGGCGAGATCGAAGAAATCGCTACCAGCCAAATACGGTCAAAGTTGGATCATGAAATGAGTCAATTCGCTGAATCCGTATTAAGGTTACATCAGAAATTGTTTGCCGGCGACAATATTCAAGACCCATCGGTCCTCTCCGCTGAGGATATTCATCAAGCGATACCTACGGAGGATCTATCCTCTGCAGAATTTGACGCAGGCTTAGCCCAGGCAGTTTCCGACTATCGGATTAAGTCGGGTGGGCAAAAGCATTTGCACCAGCAAGCCAGCCTCGTGGGACACTTGCGCCGTATCGGGGCGCTGCCATCGCTTTCCAAAGGGTCACGCCATACAGACAAAATCAAGTCAGTCGGGAAACACTTGATCTTGGAAGTCGGTGCGGGTCGTGGGATGACCGGCTTGGTCGCTGCCGGTGTTTCTGTAGTCCACGGTGACCCAACAGATCTAATCATGATTGAACGCGCTGGATCCCGAGGCAAGGCCGATACTGTGCTGCGCAATGCCCCAATATGTGTCAAACAGACCACGTCGGATGTCCCACCGTATTTGGATCTCAAAGGGCCTCTATCCTGGTCGCGTGTGCAATGCGATCTTTCCCATCTCAGCTTGTCATCCATCCTTTTGAATGCAGATTTAGAAGAGAACGACCGTGTTACGGTGTTGGCGAAGCATTTATGCGGTGCCGGCACAGACCTGGCTCTGAAGGCGTTGGAACCAGTAAAGACGTCGATTTCCTCCTGTATTTTGGCAACATGCTGTCATGGAGTTTGTAACTGGCAAGATTACGTCGGAAGAAAGTTCTTAGTGGACGCTTTCCAGAAAAACTGCCCGTCACAACCGTTCGGAGCCTTCGAGTTTGAGCTACTTCGGCGATGGAGCACCGGCACAGTCAAGGCAGGGGCGGCAGAGAATCGCCTTGGCGAAAACCGCATAGAAATCGCTGATTCCAGCCTTCAAGAGCATGGTCTCGGCACCGTCTTGGTCGAGAATGCATCTGCTAATATTTCCAGAATTGTGGAAGCGAGCCGTCTACGATGCGGAGCCCAGGGTCTGGGCCGCGCCTGTCAGCGTCTCATCGATTACGGACGGCAGGAATATCTCCGTGGGGTTCTGTTTCCTTCCGCGAAACATGCAAATGGATCAGTCGAGACGACAAACATTGACATGCTGCACTATGTTGCTCCCGGTGTTACTCCTCAAAATGCTGCACTGGTAGCATTTTCCGAAAAGACAGGCCATATACCATGA
- a CDS encoding predicted protein codes for MTRRRKIGDVKPMPVSVSKSIVGSRPKHWGIERQILHGLGTYRPGLLRGDYQASLLAEATKVSSSKLLQPFQPSQCLSLPAAALSWSTSPKERSFPLSDTRQEKVSPMTLPASFAPSFCAQTPTSPVPTYASNALDVLEDTDDRETLESPILKSPTSFHSPPPKRSTRKLTGTLAKRLKTLRDSSIGDSIRLQSGQYPFGAKSTDWNDPRSRASSYLDVTIIGEAKCWENDPKKLTTLAYVHRYCTVKESSTLPTKGFVWLCLTHEMARMQSVRVGLSLRIYNAVVVPWNEASTPHALSYNIQHIVFDTQLCEPYPDTLPPLPECT; via the exons ATGACCAGAAGGAGGAAAATAGGTGACGTAAAACCAATGCCGGTGTCCGTCTCAAAATCGATCGTGGGGTCGAG ACCAAAACATTGGGGAATTGAGAGGCAAATCTTACATGGATTAGGGACTTATCGTCCCGGGCTGTTACGAGGAGATTATCAAGCATCCTTACTGGCGGAAGCAACGAAAGTCTCGTCTTCAAAACTTCTGCAGCCCTTTCAGCCATCACAGTGCTTGTCTCTCCCAGCTGCAGCACTATCGTGGTCAACGAGTCCTAAGGAGCGCTCCTTTCCGCTGTCTGATACACGCCAGGAAAAGGTTTCACCAATGACACTGCCAGCCAGTTTTGCCCCATCGTTTTGCGCTCAAACTCCAACGAGTCCTGTCCCTACCTATGCTTCTAATGCATTGGACGTGCTGGAGGATACCGACGACCGAGAAACATTGGAATCTCCTATTTTGAAATCTCCCACAAGCTTTCATTCGCCACCGCCAAAGAGATCGACACGAAAGCTGACCGGGACGCTAGCAAAACGTCTCAAAACTTTGCGAGATTCTTCCATCGGCGACTCTATTCGTCTACAGAGTGGCCAATATCCATTTGGGGCAAAGTCCACTGACTGGAATGATCCGCGAAGTCGTGCATCGTCCTACCTGGATGTCACCATAATAGGGGAGGCCAAGTGTTGGGAAAATGATCCAAAAAAGTTGACGACGTTGGCCTATGTTCATCGGTATTGTACTGTCAAGGAATCGTCGACGCTGCCTACGAAAGGATTTGTGTGGCTTTGCTTGACGCACGAGATGGCACGCATGCAAAGCGTGCGGGTTGGCTTGTCGTTACGGATCTACAACGCAGTTGTTGTTCCCTGGAATGAGGCGTCTACTCCACACGCTTTATCCTACAACATCCAACACATCGTTTTCGATACACAGCTCTGCGAACCGTATCCAGACACTCTTCCGCCTTTGCCAGAGTGCACTTGA